Genomic window (Candidatus Dormiibacterota bacterium):
GGCGCTCTCGTCGAAGGCGGGGTCGTGGGCGGTGATCGCGGCGAGGCCGTCGGGTGTGCCCTCGCTGGCCATCGCCACCGGCGAGCTTCCCGGCAGCATCGCGCCTCGCAGCCCCTCGGGGACGCCGATCGGACGGCTGTCGTCGTAGGGGGTCGACGAGCGCGGCGGCGCCGGCACCGACCCGGCGCCGTAGGAGGCGCCGGTGGACCCGGTGTCGAAGGCGCTCCGCGCCATCCCGCCACCGGACATCCAGCTGCGCACCAGGCGGAAGAGCACGAACGCCACCACCACCAGGACGATGAGGAACAGGATGCCGATGATGGCGCCGCCACCCCCGCCGCCGCCGAGGAAGAACGGGAAGAAGAAGAACCCGTGGCCGCCGCCGCCACCGCCGGTGCTGAAGCTGCTGCCGCCGCCGCCGCCGCCGCGCGAGCCGCCGCCACCGCCGAAGCTGTGGCCGCCGCCGGCGCGCGCCAGCAGCCCCGCGGCGGCGAGGAGCGGGGTGGTCACGGGACCGC
Coding sequences:
- a CDS encoding TIM44-like domain-containing protein; its protein translation is MTTPLLAAAGLLARAGGGHSFGGGGGSRGGGGGGSSFSTGGGGGGHGFFFFPFFLGGGGGGGAIIGILFLIVLVVVAFVLFRLVRSWMSGGGMARSAFDTGSTGASYGAGSVPAPPRSSTPYDDSRPIGVPEGLRGAMLPGSSPVAMASEGTPDGLAAITAHDPAFDESAFLSEAERAFFVVQQAWTELKPDLSRRVMADGIWQQHKAQIEGYAAQGRRNVLDQLAVGNARIIGAHSDQTYDTLTLRFLAACADYDIDVKSGKVVRGNRSVEQWTEDWVFQRASSATTKPKGGTLSSKCPNCGAPLDLDLAGVCSYCRAPVMSGRYDWVLTRIDQV